GATTATTCACCTGATCTCTCAACTTCATTGCTGTCCTGATGAGACACCACGTTTTTTTTTTTGACACCATGATGAGACACCACGTTAATTTCAAGTTCCTGTTTCCTCTGGTCATTCAGACTGATAACTCTGCCTTTGGGCCGCTAAATGGGAGGGTGGCGCAGAGAATGGCCAGGGGCCGCTTTGTCCTCGACGGCAAAGTATACCACACGTACATCAACGACGGCAGGAACTCCATCCATGGTATGCATTGTTCGATTCTGTCAAAGAGCTACCCGCGATAACACGCGGTAATTAATTTTCCGTTGTTATAGGTGGTCACAGGGGATTCAGCAAAGTCATATGGACGGTGAAGGAgtacgtcgccggcgacgactcccCGTATATCACGCTCTACTACCGGAGCTTCGACGGGGAGCAAGGTAGGAAAAACGATACGACCAAATTCTTTACCATTCAAAAAACCGTCATGTCGTTCGACAAATCATGATTGCAACCAATTATTAATCAGGATTGCCCGGAGACCTGGACGTGTACGCGACGTACCAGCTGACGGGCCCGTACGAGCTGAGCATCCGCACGAACGCGACGGCGCTGAACAAGGCGACGCCGGTGAACTTCCTGCAGCACGTGTACCTGAACCTGGGCGGGGAGGGCAGCGGCGACATCCTGGGCCACACGCTCCAGCTCTCCGCGTCCCGGTACACCCCGATGGACGAGGAGCTGCTCCCGTCGTCGGGCCGCGTCGACCCGGTGGCCGGCACGAACTACGACTTCCGCACGCCGACGCCCATCGGCGCGCGCATCCGGAAGGTCAAGGGCGGCAAAGTCTACGGCTACGACATCAACTACGTCATCGACTGGGAGGGGATGCGGAAGGTGGCGGTGGCGCGGGACGGCAAGTCGGGGCGCGCGCTGGAGCTGTGGGCCAACCAGCCGGCCATACAGCTCTACACCGGCAACTTCCTGAACCACACCCAGGGGAAGGGCGGCAAGCTGTACGAGCAGTACGACGGGTTTTGCCTGGAGACGCAGGCGTACCCGGACGCCGTGAACCACCCCGAGTTCCCGTCGGTGACGGTGAGGCCCGGCCAGGTGTACAAGCACGACATGCTCTACAAGTTCTCCTTCTAGCTTTTTTTAGTAACAGTTCTCCTTCTAGCTATGGCTGCGCTACgggtagtagtagtaccatcattgGTTAATGAGCACCGCTAGGCGCCAACGCACCGGCCGAATGTTTCGGCCAGTCTGCTCCCAGCCGTCCGATCTGACGTGCAACACCGTTAGATCCGAGCTCCTCTATTTTTTTTTACCTTGTCCTCGTCTCCCCGAGCGCTTGCCGTGCCGATTGCCCGTCGGGGCCGTCCCACGCTGCGGCACTCAGCTCGCcccggccgctcgccgccccggccgccggtTGGAGCTGACCGCTCGCCGCCTCGGCCGCCCGTCGGAgcgccatggatgcagctccgcgACTCAGCTCGTCCAGTCcgctcgccgccccggccgcccatCGGAGCCGCCCCGCGCTCCGGGACTCGGCTCGCCCCGACCGCTCACTGCCCCCGCTGCTCATCGAAgtgccatggatgcagctccgcctcactgatgattggttccagcaaaaaacaaaGATGCCCCGTGGTAGCATTTTTCCGTGTCAGTCGTAGCAAATGAAGacaacggttgcagcaaaaaaatccATCAGCGTCGCCATTGTAGCAAAAATGTTAATCGGATGTAGCAAAACACAGCGCCAATGGTAGCAAAAAACGAGGATGTTGCAACAAAAAtgtcgtcctcgtcgtcgccggTCACACCTCAGTCGTAAAAAAGCACCATGGCCACATGAATGGATGTAGGAAAAACACAGACGGTAGTAGCAAAAACTTGACACGGTTGTAGCTTTTATCTCAATGATTGAAGCCTTTCCCCTCTACGGTGGAAGCATTTCTATAAACGATTGAAACTTTTTTCTTTTTGAGCAGCGTCTGGGTGAAAGCTTTTCTCTATCGTTCGGTTGAATCTTTTTTCATCAAAGGTTGTAGCCTTTTACATAGACGGTTGTAGCTTTCCTCGATAGCACTGATCGCTTACAACTTTCTATATATACGGTTGAAGCATTTTTAATCTTGGGTTGAAGCTTTCTTGTCAACTATTGCAGCATTCGCCAGCCTCCCAGCTATCGCGCATCTCTGATTGAAGCAAAAAATACCATCAGTTCCAGCAAAAAAATCTCTATGGTAGTAGCAAAACCAAAACACAGTTGTAGCAAAAAAAATGGTCATCCGTCGTCTCGCCGTGACGTCGAGGTTCCAGCAAATTTGCGCCGCGGGGTGCAGTCCTGCCATGGCTGGTTGCAGCTCCGGCGTGGCCGGGTCCGGCGAGGTAGGGAGAGCTCCGATGCACGTGGATCCACGCGGATCTGGTCGAGGGTGGCCAGATCTGCTGAACGGCGGCGCGCCTGGGAGGCCTGCGGCGTGGGGCGATGCGTTGACCATGGCAGcggggagagagaaagagagggatgcgcgagaggaagaagagaaaaggAAGGAGGACTAGTCGTCTCGGGTCCATCACGCCACGTGGTTGCTCGTCAGTGGGTCGCATCGCGCACGTGTGGACtggaccggccgaagcttcggccggtgccCCGGTCCCAAATGTTTCCCTTGGTTAATGCGCGATTCGTGGGACAAACGGCTACGGTGCTTGAAAAATAAAATCATGCGTTTGTGCAGTGCATCTGCTCAATCTTTATTTTTACCTAATATATAatataataaagcatggattgTTTTTGCCCGCTAATCGTTATTAAAAGTGTTCTCAACATTAATGATATTTACCCCGCCCGTAAGTCAAAAAATCAATCAAAATATCAAAAAAAGAATTCATCCGCCCGTCGTCCGGAATTTACAGCACCAGCCTGCGCTGTGGCCCTTGTCAGCCGCCAAGAATACAAGGCTGCGGCCAATTGAGCTAACCCACATTTGTGCATTAAAATGTATTCTCCCATTTATGAAATAGTCGCACCTCGAACTCTTATATCCGTCTCATCAGTTTATATACATGAAAAATTTGCACATACCCAGAAGCTGGCTGCTGGATGATGGTGAGGGAAAGGATATAGAAAGATTGCTATGAGTCCACGACTCCACGAGAGACAGGATGCTATACCTAAACAAGGCAAGATACCCGAGGGCTAATTGAACTCAGCAACCAGTGTGCTCTGCAGTGTATACGTGATCCATTTGGAGCAAGAAAAATGAGAATTAAATGTGAATTCAGCAAGGAGCATCTAGAGTGCATCGGAACTGCAATTTGTTGTCAGAAAAGTACATCAGTGGGCAAACATCTACATGCAGCTTGTTCTTCTGTTTAGAAGTTAGAGCAGCAGATACTTGATCATTTGTACTAAGTTCATTAGTTATTTATTTTTTGTTCCGAATGATTTACGAACACAATACACGTTTCTCCTAGAATCGTTTACGCCTTCAGAAGCGGGGTTGGCCAAATTGTGGGTTATGCCAGCTATGCAAGAGGGAGCCTGAATCTGCGGCACACATGCTTTTCCAATGCCGGTACTCACTCAGAGTATGGGCGACCCGTAAAGATGGGGTTTGATGTACCAGAACTAAACTTTGCGGTTTGGGGAGGTTTCCGCATGGTTCGGAATGGTGGACATCCACTGTCCTTCATCGCGGTCATCGGAGAATGGCAGTTTCTTCGCTCCTCATGCTCGTCTGTTAGGAGATCTGGAATGAGAGGAACGCTAGAGTTTTTAGAAGCAAGTCATCCCTACCTTCTTTGCTAATTAAGAACATCCACTTGGAGGCTAAAAATTGGGTACTTGCGGGGGGAAAACATTTGGGCGCTCTAATGCCGCGAGAGTAGGCTTACTTTTTCCATTTGTGGAGGTTTAATGGACCTCGTAAAACTTTGTTCGGTTTCCCTTCTTTATTAATGAGATGAGACAAAACTTTGGCCTCCGTTTAAAAAATGTTTTACTTTTGTGATATTAGTTGCAGTTTGCGCAGGCTGGGAGTGGATTACAATAACCTTAATTTACATCGCAATAATATGAAGGCATTTGTTGTTGGAGACCAACTGCATGGGCAGGAATGCAAGGTAATTAAGTTTTCTAGAACTTCAAATGCATCAATAGTTTAATCATTGTGTCAATTTTCAGTATATTCTCAGGGTTGTTGTTATTCTAACTTTTGCCCACTTTTTTAGTGAGGGATTAAATTGGACTGCAATTTGTTGCGTGTTAGATCAAATCCGTGGTGGGCCGGCAGATCTCTGCTACAGGACCATCACCAGAGCCAATTACTGACACGTCATGTTTTGAATTGGAACATTGGTGttgtttttccaaaaaaaaatctaacaaaaagtAGAAGCTATTTTGCTGTTGTACTAAGATTTGAGCTTCAGAGGCCACAAAAGACTATAAGGGAGCAGAGAAAACAATGAAACGCCCGACAATGCCAAGTGCACGTTGTTTCTACAAGGTCAACATGAGACTATACTCTACCCGCAAAAAACACACGAGACTATACCCATGAAACGCCTCCATCAGCGGGCAAAACGTCTACATGCAGCTTGTTCTTCTGTTTAGAAGTTAGAGCAGTAGATACTTGATCATTTGTACTAAGTTCATTATTTATTCATTTTTTGTTCCGAATGATTTACGAACACAATACACGTTCGTCCTAGAATCGTTTACGCCTTCAGAAGTGGGGTTGGCCAAATTGTGGGTTGTGCCAGCTATGCAAAAGGGAGCCCGAATCTGCGACACACATCCTTTTCCAATGCTGGTACTCACTCGGAGTATGGCGGTCGTAAAGACAGGGTTTGATCTACCAGAAGTAAACTTTGCGGTCCGGGCAGGTTTCCGCACAGTTCAACATTGATGGACATCCACTGTCCTTCAACGCAGTCATCGAAGAAGGGCAGTCTCTTCGCTGCTCATGCTCGTCTGTTGGGAGATCTGGAATGAGAGGAACGCTAGAGTTTTTAGAAGCAAGTCATCCCTGCCTTCTTTGCTAATTAGCAACATCCACTTGGAGGCTAAAAATTTGGTACTTGCAAGGACAAAACATTTGGGCTCTCTGATGCCGCGAGAGTAGGTTCCTTTTCCATTTGTGGAGGCTTAACGGACCTCATAAAACTTTGTTCGGTTTCCCTTCTTTATTAATGAGATAAGGCAAAGCTTTTTCCtctgtttaaaaaaatgttttacTTTTGTGATATTTGTTGCAGTTTGTGTAGGCTAGGAGTGGATTACACTAACCTTAATTTACATGGTAGTAATATGAAGGCATTTGTTGTTGGAGGCCAACTCCATGGGCAGGAATGCAAGGAAATTAAGTTTTATAGGACTTCAAATGCATCAATAGTTTAAACAGTTAAGTATATTCTCAAGGTTATTTTTAGTGTAACTTATGCCCAGTTTTTAGTGAGGGATTAAATTGAACTGCAATTCGCTGCATGTTCGCTCAAATCCGTGGTGGGCTGGCGGCTCTCAGCTAGAGCCAATTACTACCACGTCATGTTTTGAATCGGAACATTGGTGttgttttttctaaaaaaaaatctgATGAAAAGTAGAAGCTATTTTACTACTGTACTAAGATTTGAGGTTCAGAGGCCACAAAAGACTATAAGGGAGCAGAGAAAACAATGAAACGTCCGACGGTGCAAAGTGCACTTCGGTTCTACATGGTCAACATGAGACTATACTCTACCTGCAAAAAACATGTGAGACTATACTCATGAAACGCCTCCATCAGCGGGCAAAGATCTACATGCAACTTGTTCTTTTGTTTAGAAGTGAGGGCAGTAGATACTTGATCATTTGTACTAAGTTCATTAGTTATTCATTTTTTGTGAACACAATACACGTTCCTCCTAGAATCGTTTACGCCTTCAGAAGCGGGGGCGGCCAAATTGCGGGTTGTGCCATCTATGCAGGAGGGAGCCTGAATCTGCGGCACACATCCTTTTCCAATGCCGATACTCACTCAGGGTATGGGCATCCGTAAAGACGGGGTTTGATGTACCAGAATCAAACTTTGCGGCCTGAGGAGGTTTCCACACGGTTCAACATTGGTGGACATCCACTATCCCTCGGCGCGGTCATCGGAGAAGGGCAGTCTCTTCGCTCCTCATGCTCGCCTGTTGGGAGATCTGGAATGACACGAACGCTAGAGCTTTTAGAAGCAAGTCCTCCCTTCCTTCTTTGCTAATTAACAGCATCCACTTGTAGGCTAAAAATTGGGTACTTGCGGGGGCAAAACATTTGGGCTCTCTGGTGCCGCGAGAGTAGGCTTCCTTTTTCCATTTGTGGAGGCTTATTGGACCTCGTAAAACTTTGTTCGGTTCCCCTTCTTtattaatgagatgaggcaaaacttttgcctccgtttaaaaaaatattttacttctgtgatATTTGTTGCAGTTTGCGCAGGCTGGGAGTGGATTGCACTAACCTTAAATTACATGGCAGTAATACGAAGGCATTTGTTGTTGGAGGCCAACTGCATGGGCAGGAATGCAAGGTAATTAAGTTTTCTAGggcttcaaatgcatcaatatttTAATCAATGTGTTAATTTTCAGTATATTCTCAGGGTTATTGTTACTGTAACTTATGCCCAGTTTTTTAGTGAGGGATTAAATTGGACTGCAATTTGTTGCGTGTTCAGTTAAATCCGTGGTGGACTGGCGGCTCTCAGCTACAAGGCCATCACCAGAGCCAATTACTAACACATCATGTTTTGAAAGGTGTTGTTTTTCTAATTCTTTTCTAATGAAAAGTAGAAGCTATTTTGTTGTTCTACTAATTAAGATTTGAGGTTCATAGGCCACAAAAGAACATGAGACTATACTCATGAAACACCTTCATCAGCGGGCAAACATCTACGTGCAGCTTGTTCTTCTGTTTAGAAGATTAGCAGTAGATATTTGATCATTTGTACTAAGTTCATTAATTATTCATTCATTGTTCCGAATGATTCACGAACACAATACATGTTCCTCCTAGAATCGTTTACGCCTTCAGAAGCAGGGTTGGCCAAATTGTGGGATGTGCCCGCTATGCAAGAGGGAGCCTGAATCTGCCGCACACATCCTTTTCCAATGCGACTACTCACTCAGAGTATGGGCGGCCGTAAATACGTGGTTTGATGTACCAGAACTAAACTTTGCGGCCTGGGGAGGTTTCCACACGGTTCAACATTGGTGGACATCCACTATCCTCTGGCGCGGTCATCAGATAAGGGCAAACTCTTCACTCCTCATGCTCGTCTGTTGGGAGATCTGGAATGAGAGGAATGCTAGAGTTTTAGAAGCAAGTCCTCCCTGCCTTCTTTGCTAATTAACAGCATCCACTTGGAGATTAAAAATTGGGTACTTGCGAGGGCAAAACATTTGGGCTCTTTGATGCCGCGAGAGG
The window above is part of the Triticum aestivum cultivar Chinese Spring chromosome 2A, IWGSC CS RefSeq v2.1, whole genome shotgun sequence genome. Proteins encoded here:
- the LOC123189416 gene encoding galactose mutarotase-like produces the protein MARAPVLPVLLCLAVLALAGGADARRKMVSVYELKRGDFSVKMTNWGATIMSILVPDSKGNLADVVLGKDTLAEYVTDNSAFGPLNGRVAQRMARGRFVLDGKVYHTYINDGRNSIHGGHRGFSKVIWTVKEYVAGDDSPYITLYYRSFDGEQGLPGDLDVYATYQLTGPYELSIRTNATALNKATPVNFLQHVYLNLGGEGSGDILGHTLQLSASRYTPMDEELLPSSGRVDPVAGTNYDFRTPTPIGARIRKVKGGKVYGYDINYVIDWEGMRKVAVARDGKSGRALELWANQPAIQLYTGNFLNHTQGKGGKLYEQYDGFCLETQAYPDAVNHPEFPSVTVRPGQVYKHDMLYKFSF